Proteins encoded in a region of the Agromyces protaetiae genome:
- a CDS encoding helix-turn-helix domain-containing protein, giving the protein MADEGAPISPLSENLKVWRQRRGLSLSALAAKAGLSKSVVSELERGNGNPSLDTLWSLARSLNISLGSFFEEPGGKPEVELLRLDDAPIMVQEGDHFRAQLLSLWRPTGEVELCVMIFGDRAKRNSEGNAPGIIERVLCVEGRVRVGTDLDSAELDPGDMFTFPADRPHFYHALGGPARLVTVQQYPEHS; this is encoded by the coding sequence ATGGCCGATGAGGGTGCTCCGATCTCCCCACTCTCGGAGAATCTCAAGGTGTGGCGTCAGCGGCGCGGCCTGTCGCTCTCCGCGTTGGCCGCCAAGGCGGGGCTGTCGAAGTCCGTCGTCTCGGAGCTGGAGCGGGGCAACGGCAACCCGTCACTCGACACCCTCTGGTCGCTGGCGAGGAGCTTGAACATCTCGCTCGGCTCGTTCTTCGAGGAGCCGGGCGGCAAGCCCGAGGTGGAGCTGCTCCGCCTCGACGACGCCCCGATCATGGTGCAGGAGGGCGACCACTTTCGTGCGCAGCTCCTGTCGCTCTGGCGGCCGACCGGTGAGGTCGAGCTGTGCGTGATGATCTTCGGCGATCGGGCCAAGCGCAACTCCGAGGGCAATGCTCCCGGGATCATCGAGCGCGTCCTGTGTGTGGAAGGCCGCGTCCGCGTGGGCACCGACCTCGACTCCGCCGAGCTCGACCCGGGCGACATGTTCACGTTCCCGGCTGATCGGCCACATTTCTATCACGCCCTGGGCGGGCCGGCGCGACTGGTCACGGTCCAGCAGTATCCAGAGCATTCCTGA
- a CDS encoding RidA family protein, with the protein MSVETIMSEAAPPPGGYYAHAVARGAVVMTAGQVGLDPVTGRVPEGVGDQTKQALANIAAVLAEAGLGLEDVLKTTCFLADLDDFPVFDAAYREVFGEHRPARSTVGVRLAPAYGVEIEAVAVRPE; encoded by the coding sequence ATGAGTGTCGAGACGATCATGAGTGAGGCGGCGCCGCCGCCCGGAGGCTACTACGCCCACGCGGTCGCCCGCGGCGCGGTCGTGATGACCGCTGGACAGGTCGGCCTGGATCCCGTGACCGGGCGGGTGCCGGAGGGCGTCGGCGACCAGACGAAACAGGCGCTCGCGAACATCGCGGCCGTCCTGGCGGAGGCCGGCCTCGGCCTCGAGGATGTGCTCAAGACCACGTGCTTCCTCGCCGACCTCGACGACTTCCCGGTCTTCGACGCCGCCTATCGTGAGGTGTTCGGCGAGCACCGTCCGGCCCGCAGCACGGTCGGCGTCCGGCTCGCCCCTGCCTACGGGGTGGAGATCGAGGCGGTCGCGGTGCGTCCCGAATGA
- a CDS encoding carbohydrate ABC transporter permease gives MTIPTHAAAERSAAAVPARKKVRPAADRASEPKKARLRRDLLIGALFLLPGVLLAVGFKLIPLAGGVSLSLQRTQGFAEPEFAGLANYERMLSDPVVLEAFRNAIVVTLTLPVWVLLPLVLAVLIHQRTPGWRFFRAAYFLPYTIAPIVVGIMFRQILAPDGPLNEILRGMGLGALAIEWLNGPVSALFSLVGVALWCFFGYGVLTYLAGLSTVPAETIEAARIDGAGFWRLLFQIILPLIRGVVGYWTVLCASGVLIWMFPLIYALTKGGPGNATMLPEFLVFLTTFQFLDRGYGSAIGIVLFLFVGLISIFAVRFMYREGKSA, from the coding sequence ATGACGATCCCCACTCACGCGGCCGCCGAGCGGTCCGCGGCGGCAGTTCCGGCTCGGAAGAAGGTGCGTCCCGCCGCGGATCGGGCCTCAGAGCCCAAGAAGGCGCGCCTCCGGCGTGATCTCCTGATCGGCGCGCTCTTCCTCCTTCCCGGCGTGCTGCTCGCGGTGGGCTTCAAGCTCATTCCACTCGCCGGGGGCGTCTCACTCAGCCTGCAGCGCACGCAGGGATTCGCCGAACCGGAGTTCGCGGGCCTCGCGAACTACGAGCGGATGCTCAGCGATCCGGTGGTGCTCGAGGCGTTCCGCAATGCGATCGTGGTGACGCTGACCCTGCCGGTGTGGGTGCTGCTGCCGCTCGTGCTCGCCGTCCTGATCCACCAGCGCACGCCCGGGTGGCGGTTCTTCCGAGCGGCGTACTTCCTGCCGTACACGATCGCACCGATCGTCGTCGGCATCATGTTCCGGCAGATCCTCGCGCCCGACGGGCCGTTGAACGAGATCCTCCGCGGCATGGGGCTCGGCGCCCTCGCGATCGAATGGTTGAACGGACCGGTCAGCGCGCTCTTCTCATTGGTCGGCGTCGCGCTGTGGTGCTTCTTCGGCTATGGCGTGCTCACCTACCTCGCCGGCCTGTCGACCGTTCCGGCGGAGACGATCGAGGCCGCGCGCATCGACGGAGCCGGCTTCTGGCGGTTGCTCTTCCAGATCATCCTCCCGCTCATCCGCGGGGTGGTCGGCTACTGGACGGTGTTGTGCGCCTCGGGCGTGCTGATCTGGATGTTCCCGCTCATCTACGCCTTGACGAAGGGCGGGCCGGGCAACGCCACCATGCTGCCCGAGTTCCTGGTGTTCCTGACGACCTTCCAGTTCCTCGACCGCGGGTACGGCTCCGCGATCGGCATCGTCCTGTTCCTCTTCGTCGGGCTCATCTCGATCTTTGCGGTGCGCTTCATGTACCGGGAAGGGAAGTCCGCATGA
- a CDS encoding L-rhamnose mutarotase, with protein MSTEPPVRYLYRLRPGAGPEYDRRHREVWPELTALLRAEGVHDYEIFRHEEIVVCSLRTREPFGETMARLAAHDVQRAWTEALGDLFEAVADEEGRPLYLTRVFRLEDE; from the coding sequence GTGAGCACCGAACCGCCCGTCCGCTACCTGTATCGGCTGAGGCCCGGCGCGGGTCCGGAATACGACCGTCGTCACCGCGAGGTCTGGCCCGAGCTCACGGCGCTGCTCCGTGCCGAGGGGGTGCACGACTACGAGATCTTCCGGCACGAGGAGATCGTGGTCTGCTCGCTCCGCACCCGCGAGCCGTTCGGCGAGACGATGGCGCGTCTCGCCGCGCACGACGTGCAGCGCGCCTGGACCGAAGCGCTCGGCGACCTGTTCGAAGCCGTGGCCGACGAAGAGGGCCGGCCCCTGTACCTGACCCGCGTGTTCCGACTGGAGGATGAATGA
- a CDS encoding ABC transporter substrate-binding protein: MNSRPSRVRRRNIAASIAMTAAVALTVTACSADGSDTGADGVTTIKVLNWEPGGSEFWDATVAAFEAAHPDIKVELETVPFDRYPEVQGPYITSKTGPDVMANNAGLELFDRVSAYVELPDEVLAAGEDLLTYSGACLDFDTANPCYGLPFSYQGNVMYYNKQVLAEAGLDPEAPPTTWEEFGAACDAVSAAGKTCLALGLTGVFPAYWDFPEVAKNYLSEDDVRAVLKGELDWTDPKMVSVLEGLASITDAGWNNSNAPSITMLPDGADLFQSGQAAFAGTILSDAVNWQAFGEAIGPENLGAMLWPAIVPDAPRVKQFSGIEGSVYGVTTWSTKQEAAFEFVKWMAGAENGQLWAEIVNGQPLNTQVDTSAFPDSPALQQIQEIIADPTLHVGVMLSGQETDALARGWQQVALGQLTVDDWAAQMQTALENSPGKQ; this comes from the coding sequence ATGAACAGTCGGCCTTCACGTGTACGGCGCCGGAACATCGCAGCGTCGATCGCCATGACCGCCGCGGTCGCCCTGACGGTGACCGCATGCTCGGCAGATGGATCGGATACCGGCGCCGACGGCGTGACGACGATCAAGGTGCTGAACTGGGAGCCGGGAGGCAGCGAGTTCTGGGATGCGACGGTCGCGGCGTTCGAAGCCGCGCACCCCGACATCAAGGTGGAGCTCGAGACCGTGCCGTTCGACCGGTACCCCGAGGTCCAGGGTCCGTACATCACCAGCAAGACCGGTCCGGACGTCATGGCCAACAACGCCGGCCTCGAGCTCTTCGACCGGGTCTCGGCCTACGTCGAGCTGCCGGATGAGGTGCTCGCGGCCGGTGAGGACCTGCTGACGTACAGCGGCGCCTGTCTGGACTTCGACACGGCCAACCCGTGTTACGGATTGCCCTTTTCGTATCAGGGCAACGTCATGTACTACAACAAGCAGGTCCTGGCCGAGGCCGGGCTCGACCCCGAGGCCCCGCCGACCACGTGGGAGGAGTTCGGCGCCGCGTGCGATGCGGTCTCCGCCGCGGGCAAGACCTGCCTCGCGCTCGGCCTCACCGGTGTCTTCCCGGCCTACTGGGACTTCCCCGAGGTCGCGAAGAACTACCTCAGCGAGGACGATGTGCGAGCGGTGCTGAAGGGCGAGCTCGACTGGACGGACCCGAAGATGGTCTCGGTCTTGGAAGGCCTCGCGAGCATCACCGACGCAGGCTGGAACAACAGCAACGCCCCGTCGATCACCATGCTCCCCGACGGCGCCGACCTGTTCCAGAGCGGACAGGCGGCATTCGCGGGCACGATCCTCTCCGACGCCGTCAACTGGCAGGCGTTCGGCGAGGCCATCGGCCCGGAGAACCTGGGCGCCATGCTGTGGCCGGCCATCGTTCCCGATGCGCCGCGCGTGAAGCAGTTCTCGGGAATCGAGGGCTCGGTCTACGGAGTCACGACCTGGAGCACGAAGCAGGAGGCCGCGTTCGAGTTCGTGAAGTGGATGGCGGGCGCGGAGAACGGCCAGCTGTGGGCCGAGATCGTGAACGGACAGCCGCTGAACACCCAGGTCGACACGAGTGCCTTCCCCGACTCGCCCGCCCTCCAGCAGATCCAGGAGATCATCGCGGACCCGACCCTGCACGTCGGCGTGATGTTGAGCGGGCAGGAGACCGACGCGCTCGCGCGCGGCTGGCAGCAGGTCGCACTCGGCCAGCTCACCGTCGACGACTGGGCGGCGCAGATGCAGACCGCCCTGGAGAACTCGCCGGGCAAGCAGTAG
- a CDS encoding M20 family metallopeptidase has protein sequence MTAAALDAYLVAHDDRLIALARDLIAIDSQIPPHADERAIAAFLVDVLADRGLDVRLAGDRDARPSVVARLTGDGGPVLALAGHIDTKPVGSARDQWRTDPLDPVIVDGELHGLGAADMKGAIAAMIVALDAVMATGTPPGDVVLALVADEEAGGSRGARLVAPELGDVDGLLLGEPSGWTHDWQGLHLVSRGSSCFRIRVRGTQGHSSLSDRLPFVNASERMARLLVDMADELELPFTPHPIGQTGPTLNRGVTVAGGTWFGVVPGEAEFACDLRTVPGMTFEGVRTAIEGWLDRRRALDPLLDVELVFEPGLEWVPPSDLAPGHPLVAATAAAARDVLGSPPPISIFPGATDAPWFTEADVPTLPSFGPGLIAHAHGPNERVSLRALRQAARIYARLAAGYGAGAPWTGKEST, from the coding sequence ATGACCGCCGCCGCACTCGATGCCTACCTCGTCGCGCATGACGATCGACTCATCGCACTCGCGCGAGACCTCATCGCGATCGACAGTCAGATTCCGCCGCACGCCGATGAGCGGGCAATCGCGGCCTTCCTCGTCGACGTGCTCGCCGACCGTGGACTCGACGTGCGCCTCGCAGGTGACCGTGACGCGCGTCCGAGCGTCGTCGCGCGCCTCACCGGGGACGGCGGGCCAGTCCTCGCCCTGGCCGGCCACATCGACACCAAGCCGGTCGGGTCGGCGCGCGACCAGTGGCGGACCGACCCGCTCGACCCCGTGATCGTGGACGGGGAGCTCCATGGACTCGGCGCCGCCGACATGAAGGGTGCGATCGCCGCCATGATCGTCGCGCTCGACGCCGTCATGGCGACCGGGACCCCGCCCGGCGACGTGGTGCTCGCGCTCGTCGCCGACGAGGAGGCGGGCGGCTCGCGCGGGGCGCGACTCGTCGCCCCGGAGCTCGGCGACGTCGACGGGCTCCTCCTCGGCGAGCCGAGCGGGTGGACCCACGACTGGCAGGGCCTGCACCTGGTCTCGCGCGGCTCGAGCTGTTTCCGGATCCGCGTACGCGGGACGCAGGGTCACTCCAGCCTCAGCGACCGGCTGCCCTTCGTCAACGCGTCCGAGCGCATGGCGCGCCTGCTCGTCGACATGGCCGACGAGCTCGAGCTGCCGTTCACACCGCATCCGATCGGTCAGACGGGCCCGACGTTGAACCGGGGCGTGACCGTCGCGGGCGGAACCTGGTTCGGCGTCGTGCCCGGCGAGGCCGAGTTCGCGTGCGACCTGCGGACGGTGCCGGGCATGACGTTCGAGGGTGTCCGCACCGCGATCGAGGGCTGGCTCGACCGCCGCCGTGCGCTCGACCCGCTGCTCGACGTCGAGCTGGTGTTCGAGCCGGGACTCGAGTGGGTTCCTCCGAGCGACCTCGCTCCGGGGCATCCGCTGGTTGCGGCGACCGCCGCGGCCGCTCGCGACGTCCTCGGGTCGCCGCCGCCGATCAGCATCTTCCCGGGCGCGACCGATGCGCCGTGGTTCACGGAGGCGGACGTGCCCACGTTGCCGTCCTTCGGACCCGGCCTGATCGCGCACGCGCACGGGCCGAACGAACGTGTCTCCCTCCGCGCACTGCGACAGGCGGCACGCATCTACGCCCGGCTGGCTGCCGGATACGGGGCCGGAGCGCCCTGGACAGGAAAGGAGAGCACATGA
- a CDS encoding carbohydrate ABC transporter permease, which yields MSRRSLTPPRSAAVRSGVVRWIVTGVLVMIAVVTLYPLLYTVINSLKENSDFAGNPMGLPATITWDNYLETFQRMNVPRLLVNSLLASAGGVVLSTLAALLVAYVTTKMRFPGRSIVFLFMIAMLVIPSQAIIYPLYETVIGVGLGGNLAGVVLVYAAFGLPLSVYLLATYFRAVPDEMLEAARMDGAGHVRTLFSVMLPVATPAIASLAIFNFVWMWNDLILPLVILGGSENATLMVGVSLLSGQYDISIPLISAALVVALLPVMIIYLVFQRQILAGAMAGAVK from the coding sequence ATGAGCCGCCGATCGCTCACACCGCCCCGCTCCGCGGCCGTCCGGTCCGGTGTCGTGCGCTGGATCGTGACGGGCGTCCTCGTCATGATCGCCGTGGTCACGCTGTATCCGCTCCTCTACACGGTGATCAACTCGCTGAAGGAGAACAGCGACTTCGCCGGCAACCCGATGGGTCTCCCGGCGACGATCACGTGGGACAACTATCTCGAGACGTTCCAGCGGATGAATGTGCCGCGACTGCTGGTGAACAGCCTGCTCGCGAGCGCCGGCGGCGTGGTGCTCTCGACGCTGGCCGCGCTGCTCGTCGCCTATGTCACCACGAAGATGCGCTTCCCCGGGCGGAGCATCGTGTTCCTGTTCATGATCGCGATGCTCGTGATCCCGAGTCAGGCCATCATCTATCCGCTCTACGAGACGGTGATCGGGGTCGGCCTCGGCGGGAATCTCGCGGGCGTCGTGCTGGTGTACGCGGCCTTCGGCCTGCCACTGTCCGTCTATCTGCTCGCGACGTACTTCCGAGCGGTGCCGGACGAGATGCTGGAGGCGGCGCGCATGGACGGCGCCGGCCATGTCCGGACGCTGTTCTCGGTCATGCTGCCGGTCGCCACGCCGGCCATCGCGTCCCTGGCGATCTTCAACTTCGTCTGGATGTGGAACGACCTCATCCTGCCGCTGGTCATCCTGGGCGGTTCCGAGAACGCGACACTCATGGTCGGCGTCTCGCTCCTGTCGGGACAGTACGACATCTCCATCCCGCTCATCAGCGCGGCGCTCGTCGTCGCTCTGCTGCCGGTGATGATCATCTACCTGGTGTTCCAGCGTCAGATCCTCGCGGGAGCCATGGCCGGGGCGGTCAAGTGA
- a CDS encoding zinc-dependent alcohol dehydrogenase has product MSSTRALVLEAFGRIVPTRFEVPPPGDGEVVVRVVATGICGSDLHGYTGENGRRVPGQIMGHETAGIVEAVGDGVESVSVGDRVTVNPVMLTPESRRAYAGREQRCPDRKVLGVAPDVPAAFADRVLVPAENVVPLDPALPVEYGALIEPLAVAVHAVARAGAVEGLPILVLGGGPIGQSVVLAGLAAGARLVIVSEPDPARRALCERLGAIAIDPADGTISELVHQHAGGPVDVVIDAVGVTATLRDAFAASSSGATICLVGMGSPEIALAAYQVSTEERTLVGSFCYSDAHFVRAAALAAERRDVLDLMVSEQVRPEEADDAFRRLTAPGAVAAKILVRFDR; this is encoded by the coding sequence ATGAGCAGCACACGAGCATTGGTGCTCGAAGCGTTCGGGCGCATCGTGCCCACCCGGTTCGAGGTCCCGCCGCCTGGCGATGGCGAGGTCGTGGTCCGGGTCGTCGCGACCGGCATCTGCGGCTCCGACCTGCACGGGTACACCGGCGAGAACGGCCGGCGTGTTCCAGGCCAGATCATGGGCCACGAGACCGCAGGGATCGTCGAGGCCGTCGGCGACGGGGTCGAGTCGGTGAGTGTCGGCGACCGGGTCACCGTCAACCCGGTCATGCTCACCCCGGAGTCGCGCAGGGCGTACGCGGGCCGGGAACAGCGCTGCCCGGATCGGAAGGTGCTGGGGGTCGCGCCGGACGTCCCCGCAGCCTTCGCGGATCGCGTGCTCGTGCCCGCAGAGAACGTCGTCCCGCTCGACCCGGCGTTGCCGGTCGAGTACGGCGCACTCATCGAACCGCTCGCGGTCGCCGTTCATGCCGTGGCCCGCGCGGGCGCCGTGGAGGGGCTGCCGATCCTGGTCCTGGGCGGCGGGCCCATCGGTCAGTCCGTGGTGCTGGCCGGTCTCGCCGCCGGGGCACGGCTCGTCATCGTCTCCGAGCCCGATCCCGCTCGTCGCGCCCTCTGCGAGCGGCTCGGCGCGATCGCGATCGACCCGGCGGACGGAACGATCTCCGAGTTGGTGCACCAGCACGCCGGAGGCCCGGTCGACGTGGTCATCGACGCGGTCGGGGTGACCGCCACCCTGCGCGACGCGTTCGCCGCGTCGAGCTCCGGCGCGACCATCTGTCTCGTCGGAATGGGCAGTCCCGAGATCGCGCTCGCCGCATACCAGGTCAGCACCGAGGAGCGGACCCTCGTGGGCAGCTTCTGTTACAGCGACGCGCATTTCGTCCGCGCGGCTGCGCTCGCGGCCGAGCGCCGGGACGTCCTCGACCTGATGGTGAGCGAGCAGGTCCGGCCCGAGGAGGCGGATGACGCGTTCCGTCGGCTCACCGCTCCGGGTGCGGTGGCCGCGAAGATCCTCGTCAGGTTCGACCGTTGA